Proteins encoded together in one Kitasatospora albolonga window:
- a CDS encoding exodeoxyribonuclease III → MRIATYNVNSITARLPRLLAWLESSGTDVLCVQETKCTAEQFPAEALRELGYESAVNATGRWNGVALLSRVGLADVVTGLPGGPEYDGAQEPRAISATCGPVRLWSVYVPNGREVEHPHYAYKLAWLEALRKAVAADAAGATPFAVLGDFNVAPTDEDVWDPALFEGATHVTPAERAALSALEGEGLGEVVPRPLKYDRAYTFWDYRELRFPKNKGMRIDLTFGNPAFTAAVKDSYVDREERKGKGASDHAPVVVDLDL, encoded by the coding sequence ATGCGCATCGCGACCTATAACGTCAATTCGATCACCGCCCGGCTGCCGAGGCTCCTGGCCTGGCTGGAGAGCAGCGGCACCGATGTGCTGTGCGTCCAGGAGACCAAGTGCACGGCCGAGCAGTTCCCCGCCGAAGCCCTCCGCGAGCTGGGGTACGAGTCCGCCGTCAACGCCACGGGCCGGTGGAACGGGGTCGCGCTGCTCTCCCGGGTCGGCCTCGCCGACGTCGTCACCGGGCTGCCCGGCGGCCCGGAGTACGACGGGGCGCAGGAGCCCCGCGCGATCTCCGCGACCTGCGGCCCGGTGCGGCTCTGGTCGGTCTACGTCCCCAACGGCCGGGAGGTCGAGCACCCGCACTACGCGTACAAGCTGGCCTGGCTGGAGGCCCTGCGGAAGGCCGTGGCGGCGGACGCGGCGGGGGCGACGCCGTTCGCGGTCCTGGGCGACTTCAATGTGGCCCCGACCGACGAGGACGTCTGGGACCCGGCGCTCTTCGAGGGCGCCACGCACGTCACGCCCGCCGAGCGCGCCGCCCTCTCGGCCCTGGAGGGGGAGGGGCTGGGCGAGGTCGTCCCCCGCCCGCTCAAGTACGACCGCGCGTACACCTTCTGGGACTACCGGGAGCTCCGCTTCCCCAAGAACAAGGGCATGCGGATCGACCTGACCTTCGGCAACCCCGCGTTCACCGCCGCCGTCAAGGACAGTTACGTCGACCGCGAGGAGCGCAAGGGCAAGGGCGCCTCCGACCACGCCCCCGTGGTGGTGGACCTCGACCTCTGA
- a CDS encoding dehydrogenase — MSTHTYLSELFSLAGRVAVVTGGSSGIGRGITDALARAGASVVVVARREAELKATVGELEAEGCRAAWVSADLGTAEGVRTAAEGAVEAFGEPDILVNCAGINLRPPFGELGEDVWDTTMTVNLKAPFLLGQRFGPGMAERGYGRIIHITSQQAHRAFVNSGAYGVSKGALESLARSQAEAWSPYGVTVNTLVPGFVPTPLNTQLSADPEKVAALAARTLVGRNGLVDDFAGAAVFLAGRSSAYVTGQSVFVDGGFSVH; from the coding sequence ATGAGTACGCATACGTATCTGTCGGAGCTGTTCTCGCTGGCCGGACGGGTCGCCGTGGTGACCGGAGGCAGCTCCGGGATCGGGCGGGGCATCACCGACGCCCTCGCCCGGGCCGGGGCGAGCGTGGTCGTCGTGGCCCGGCGGGAGGCCGAGCTGAAGGCGACCGTCGGGGAGCTGGAGGCCGAGGGGTGCCGGGCCGCCTGGGTGAGCGCCGATCTGGGGACCGCCGAGGGGGTGCGTACGGCGGCCGAGGGGGCAGTCGAAGCCTTCGGGGAGCCGGACATCCTCGTCAACTGCGCCGGGATCAACCTGCGTCCGCCGTTCGGTGAGCTCGGCGAGGACGTCTGGGACACCACGATGACGGTGAACCTCAAGGCGCCGTTCCTGCTGGGACAGCGGTTCGGCCCCGGGATGGCCGAGCGGGGGTACGGGCGGATCATCCACATCACCTCGCAGCAGGCGCACCGGGCCTTTGTGAACAGCGGGGCGTACGGGGTGTCCAAGGGCGCCCTGGAGTCGCTGGCCCGCTCCCAGGCCGAGGCGTGGTCACCGTACGGCGTCACCGTGAACACCCTGGTGCCGGGGTTCGTTCCGACGCCGCTCAACACCCAGCTCTCCGCCGACCCGGAGAAGGTCGCCGCGCTCGCCGCCCGCACGCTGGTCGGCCGCAACGGGCTGGTGGACGACTTCGCGGGGGCGGCGGTGTTCCTGGCGGGGCGGTCCTCCGCGTACGTCACCGGGCAGTCGGTCTTTGTGGACGGCGGGTTCTCGGTGCACTGA
- a CDS encoding AraC family transcriptional regulator: protein MTEIRHQPVAPTRTQWLAAGSDIDPHRHEDHQIVYAARGVLAVTTGAGTWIAPANRAIWIPAGTVHAHRAHGTLELRLLGLPPAENPLGLDAPAVLTVNPLLRELIRACTDTPDDGGPERRRLRAVLLDQLAASPQQPVQLPAPTDTRLARICDILRADPADRRTLDALSREAGASARTLSRLFASELGMTFPQWRTQLRLYEALVLLAEDTPVTTVAHRCGWASASAFIDVFRRAYGHTPGRHR from the coding sequence ATGACCGAGATCCGCCATCAGCCGGTCGCGCCGACCCGGACCCAGTGGCTCGCGGCGGGATCGGACATCGATCCCCACCGCCACGAGGACCACCAGATCGTCTATGCCGCGCGGGGTGTCCTGGCCGTCACCACCGGGGCGGGGACCTGGATCGCACCGGCGAACCGGGCCATCTGGATACCGGCCGGAACCGTGCACGCCCACCGCGCCCACGGGACGCTGGAACTGCGGCTGCTCGGACTGCCCCCGGCGGAGAACCCGCTGGGGCTGGACGCACCGGCCGTACTGACCGTGAACCCCCTGCTGCGGGAGCTGATCCGGGCCTGCACCGACACCCCCGACGACGGCGGTCCGGAGCGCCGGCGCCTGCGGGCCGTGCTGCTGGACCAGTTGGCGGCCTCACCGCAGCAGCCGGTCCAGCTGCCCGCCCCCACCGACACCCGCCTCGCCCGGATCTGCGACATCCTGCGCGCCGACCCGGCGGACCGGCGCACCCTGGACGCCCTGAGCCGGGAGGCCGGTGCGAGTGCCCGCACGCTGTCCCGGCTCTTCGCCTCCGAACTGGGCATGACGTTCCCCCAGTGGCGCACCCAGCTGCGCCTCTACGAGGCCCTGGTCCTGCTGGCGGAGGACACCCCGGTCACCACCGTGGCGCACCGCTGCGGCTGGGCGTCCGCCAGTGCCTTCATCGACGTCTTCCGCCGGGCGTACGGCCACACCCCGGGCAGACACCGCTGA
- a CDS encoding MFS transporter, whose translation MAKNRAITLLSIGHACVDVYQGAVAALVPYFVAERAYTYAAASGIVLAASLLSSVVQPLFGMAADRRTMPWLLPVSTLVAGSGIAVSGLTGSYGPTLLFVGIGGIGVAAYHPESARVARIASRGSHTAMGWFSLGGNLGFALAPVLVAAAVGAGGLGLTPLLVLPALVGSLLTLPVLRGLERVGSGAPGPGGAPRGPDDIASFVRLALAVVCRSVVFVGLSTFIAFYARERTGGGATAGTAALVVLYLGGAVGTVLGGALAERRDRVTVVRGSYLLAVAAVAGLVLVPGPAFYGFVALTSAGLYIPFSLQVTLAQDYLPSRVGTAAGVTLGLTISVGGLFSPLIGRLADITSLRTALMPLIAMPALAWLLLRTLTEPAVPDAPHGAARGRA comes from the coding sequence GTGGCGAAAAACAGAGCGATAACCCTGCTGTCCATCGGGCATGCCTGCGTCGACGTCTACCAGGGCGCGGTCGCCGCGCTCGTCCCGTACTTCGTCGCGGAACGCGCCTACACCTACGCCGCGGCCTCCGGCATCGTGCTGGCCGCGTCGCTGCTGTCCTCCGTGGTGCAGCCCCTCTTCGGGATGGCGGCCGACCGCCGGACCATGCCCTGGCTGCTCCCCGTGAGCACCCTCGTCGCGGGCTCGGGGATCGCCGTCAGCGGGCTCACCGGCTCCTACGGGCCGACCCTGCTGTTCGTGGGCATCGGCGGGATCGGCGTGGCCGCGTACCACCCGGAGTCCGCCCGTGTCGCCCGGATCGCGAGCAGGGGCAGCCATACGGCGATGGGGTGGTTCTCGCTGGGCGGCAACCTCGGCTTCGCCCTCGCGCCCGTCCTCGTGGCCGCGGCCGTCGGTGCGGGCGGCCTGGGACTGACCCCGCTGCTCGTGCTCCCCGCCCTCGTCGGCAGCCTGCTTACCCTGCCGGTGCTGCGGGGTCTGGAGCGCGTCGGGTCCGGGGCCCCGGGACCGGGCGGGGCACCCCGGGGCCCCGACGACATCGCCTCGTTCGTGAGGCTCGCCCTGGCCGTGGTCTGCCGGTCGGTCGTCTTCGTCGGCCTGAGCACCTTCATCGCGTTCTACGCGCGCGAGCGCACGGGCGGCGGCGCGACGGCCGGGACCGCCGCCCTGGTCGTGCTCTACCTCGGCGGCGCGGTCGGCACGGTCCTGGGCGGAGCTCTCGCCGAACGCCGGGACCGCGTCACCGTGGTGCGCGGGTCCTATCTGCTCGCCGTGGCCGCCGTGGCGGGGCTGGTCCTGGTGCCGGGCCCGGCCTTCTACGGGTTCGTCGCCCTGACCTCGGCAGGGCTGTACATCCCGTTCTCGCTCCAGGTGACCCTGGCGCAGGACTATCTGCCCAGCCGTGTCGGTACGGCCGCCGGTGTCACCCTGGGGCTGACGATCAGCGTCGGCGGCCTGTTCAGCCCCCTGATCGGACGCCTGGCCGACATCACCTCCCTGCGGACCGCCCTGATGCCGCTCATCGCGATGCCCGCCCTGGCCTGGCTCCTCCTCCGCACCCTCACGGAACCGGCCGTACCGGACGCCCCGCACGGAGCCGCCCGGGGCCGGGCATGA